One window of the Falco biarmicus isolate bFalBia1 chromosome 2, bFalBia1.pri, whole genome shotgun sequence genome contains the following:
- the KCNE1 gene encoding potassium voltage-gated channel subfamily E member 1, producing MLVRSNDTALNSLLSKLLQDCLEQMNSSAPAQVRSASSSLEIIYVLLMIGLFGFFTVGVMLTNIRARRLEDSRDPYTTYIASDIWHKKDRQYFQAKLIENYKLCCVFENQLAVEQPSMQIPEAKSS from the coding sequence ATGTTGGTGCGGTCTAATGACACAGCCCTGAATTCACTCCTCTCCAAGCTGCTTCAGGACTGCCTGGAGCAGATGAATAGCTCAGCACCTGCCCAGGTCAgaagtgccagcagcagcctggaaatCATCTACGTGCTCCTGATGATTGGCCTATTCGGCTTCTTCACCGTGGGAGTCATGCTGACCAACATCCGCGCCAGGAGGCTGGAGGACTCCCGCGACCCCTACACCACCTACATTGCCTCAGACATTTGGCACAAGAAGGACAGGCAGTATTTTCAAGCCAAGCTCATAGAAAATTACAAGCTGTGCTGTGTCTTTGAAAACCAGCTGGCTGTGGAGCAGCCAAGCATGCAGATTCCTGAGGCAAAGTCTTCCTAG